In Bacillus sp. NP247, one DNA window encodes the following:
- the celF gene encoding 6-phospho-beta-glucosidase: MTGIKIVTIGGGSSYTPELIEGFIKRYDELPVREIWLVDIEAGKEKLEIVGNLAKRMVKKSGLPIDIHLTLDRREALKGADFVTTQLRVGLLEARAKDEAIPLKYDVIGQETNGPGGLFKALRTIPVILDICKDMEELCPNAWLINFANPAGMVTEAVLRYTNIQRVVGLCNVPIGIRMGLARLLEVDASRVHVDFAGLNHMVYGLDVYLDGVSVMDRVLELVTDPEKQITMENIAALNWEPDFIRGLRAIPCPYHRYYYKTREMLEEEKEASIEKGTRAEVVKQLEDDLFELYKDPNLDIKPPQLEKRGGAYYSDAACSLITSIYNNKGDIQPVNTRNNGTIASLPHDSAVEVNCIITKKGPKPIAVGDLPVPVRGLVQQIKSFERTTIEAAITGDYHKALLAMTINPLVPSDKVAKQILDEMLEAHKEHLPQFFKKVEK; encoded by the coding sequence ATGACTGGAATTAAAATTGTTACAATCGGCGGTGGATCTAGTTATACACCAGAGTTAATTGAAGGATTTATTAAACGTTATGATGAGCTTCCTGTTCGGGAAATTTGGTTAGTAGATATTGAGGCAGGAAAGGAAAAGTTAGAAATCGTTGGTAACTTAGCGAAACGTATGGTGAAAAAATCAGGTTTACCAATCGATATTCATTTAACACTTGATCGTCGTGAGGCATTAAAAGGTGCTGACTTCGTAACAACACAGCTTCGCGTTGGTTTATTGGAAGCGCGTGCAAAAGATGAAGCGATCCCGTTAAAATATGATGTAATTGGTCAGGAAACGAATGGTCCTGGTGGTTTATTCAAAGCGCTGAGAACGATTCCTGTTATTTTAGATATTTGTAAGGACATGGAGGAACTTTGTCCAAATGCATGGTTAATTAACTTCGCGAATCCAGCTGGCATGGTAACAGAAGCTGTCCTTCGTTATACAAATATTCAAAGAGTAGTTGGTCTATGTAACGTTCCAATCGGAATTCGTATGGGTCTTGCAAGATTACTTGAAGTAGATGCAAGCCGTGTCCACGTTGATTTCGCTGGTTTAAATCATATGGTATACGGGTTAGATGTATACTTAGATGGAGTAAGTGTAATGGACCGTGTACTAGAACTTGTAACAGATCCAGAAAAGCAAATTACGATGGAAAACATTGCTGCACTTAACTGGGAGCCAGACTTTATTCGCGGCCTTCGTGCAATTCCATGTCCATACCATCGTTACTACTATAAAACACGTGAAATGTTAGAAGAAGAGAAAGAAGCTTCGATTGAAAAAGGTACACGTGCAGAAGTAGTAAAACAATTAGAAGATGATTTATTCGAGTTATATAAAGACCCGAATTTAGATATTAAGCCACCACAATTAGAAAAACGCGGCGGAGCTTATTATAGTGACGCAGCATGTAGCTTAATTACGTCTATTTACAATAATAAAGGTGATATCCAGCCTGTTAATACACGAAACAACGGAACAATTGCAAGCTTGCCACATGATTCGGCTGTTGAAGTGAACTGTATTATTACGAAAAAAGGTCCAAAACCAATTGCGGTTGGAGACTTACCGGTACCAGTTCGCGGTTTAGTACAGCAAATTAAATCATTTGAGCGCACAACAATTGAAGCTGCTATTACAGGGGATTATCATAAGGCGCTGCTTGCTATGACAATTAATCCACTTGTACCATCTGATAAAGTTGCAAAACAAATTTTAGATGAAATGTTGGAAGCACATAAAGAACATCTTCCACAGTTCTTCAAAAAGGTAGAGAAATAA
- a CDS encoding PTS lactose/cellobiose transporter subunit IIA produces the protein MMTTAEQIPFQLILNSGNARSFAMEALQFAKQGKMAEADEAMVKAKEAINEAHHFQTELIQSEARGEKTEISVLLIHAQDHLMNSITVKELAAEFIDLYKKLEAKGE, from the coding sequence ATGATGACTACAGCAGAACAAATTCCATTCCAATTGATTTTAAATAGTGGTAATGCACGAAGCTTTGCAATGGAGGCGCTTCAATTTGCAAAACAGGGGAAAATGGCGGAAGCAGACGAAGCGATGGTAAAGGCGAAAGAAGCGATTAATGAAGCGCATCATTTCCAAACAGAGCTCATACAATCAGAAGCAAGAGGGGAAAAAACAGAGATTAGTGTTCTTTTAATTCATGCACAAGATCATTTAATGAATTCTATTACAGTAAAAGAATTAGCAGCAGAATTTATCGACCTTTATAAAAAGCTTGAAGCGAAAGGGGAATAA
- the celB gene encoding PTS cellobiose transporter subunit IIC produces MQKFIAFMEKYLVPVAGRIGSQRHLVAIRDGFIAVMPLILVGSFAVLINNLPVDAFQKLMKGAFGDVWKDIGGGMWTGSFAILALIAAVGISYNLAKSYGVDALSAAIITFGALIIISPTTPKEGGIDLAWTGSQGLFVSIIVALLVTEVFRFFVQRDITIKMPDGVPPAVMKSFAALVPAFVILIATASIQLAVKLAGTSIHKIVFETIQLPLQGLAGTLPSAIIVALLIHVLWFFGLHGPNIIGGIIDPIYLPALEKNIKLFNDGMSAYDVPHIFTKPFFDVYVYIGGSGATLAFLVAVMLVAKSAQLRGVGRVSIGPGFFNINEPVIFGTPIVLNPALIIPFVLTPVVLVITSYTAISLGWVPKTVALVPWTMPPIFSGYLVAGGSIAGAALQLVNFAIAVVIYYPFVLMCDRTYVQAAKAETKGNDNSVSL; encoded by the coding sequence ATGCAAAAATTTATTGCATTTATGGAGAAATATTTAGTTCCAGTCGCAGGAAGAATCGGATCGCAGCGTCATTTAGTTGCAATCCGCGATGGTTTTATCGCAGTTATGCCTCTTATTTTAGTTGGATCGTTTGCAGTACTTATAAATAATCTACCGGTTGATGCATTCCAAAAACTTATGAAGGGTGCATTTGGGGATGTTTGGAAAGATATCGGCGGTGGTATGTGGACAGGGTCCTTTGCAATATTAGCCCTCATAGCCGCAGTTGGGATAAGTTATAATTTAGCGAAATCTTACGGTGTAGACGCGTTGTCAGCAGCAATTATTACATTCGGTGCATTAATTATTATATCTCCGACAACGCCAAAAGAAGGCGGTATTGATTTAGCTTGGACAGGATCACAAGGTTTATTCGTTTCTATCATTGTAGCTCTTCTTGTAACCGAGGTATTCAGGTTCTTTGTTCAAAGGGATATTACAATTAAGATGCCAGATGGTGTTCCACCAGCAGTAATGAAATCCTTTGCAGCATTAGTACCAGCATTTGTTATTTTAATCGCAACAGCAAGTATTCAATTAGCTGTGAAATTAGCGGGAACAAGTATTCATAAAATCGTATTTGAAACAATTCAATTACCATTACAAGGTTTAGCAGGTACATTACCAAGTGCAATTATTGTAGCTCTACTTATTCATGTATTATGGTTCTTCGGATTACATGGCCCTAATATTATTGGTGGTATTATCGACCCAATCTATTTACCAGCACTAGAAAAGAACATTAAATTATTTAACGATGGTATGTCTGCATATGATGTACCGCACATTTTCACAAAGCCATTCTTTGATGTATACGTATACATCGGTGGATCAGGTGCAACATTAGCATTTTTAGTAGCAGTAATGCTTGTTGCAAAGAGTGCGCAACTTCGTGGTGTAGGTCGCGTATCTATCGGTCCTGGTTTCTTCAATATTAACGAACCAGTTATTTTCGGTACACCAATTGTATTAAACCCAGCGTTAATCATTCCATTCGTACTTACACCAGTTGTATTAGTTATTACTTCTTATACAGCAATTTCCTTAGGATGGGTGCCAAAAACAGTTGCTTTAGTTCCATGGACAATGCCACCAATCTTTAGTGGTTATCTTGTAGCAGGTGGAAGCATTGCTGGTGCTGCATTGCAGCTAGTAAACTTTGCAATCGCGGTAGTTATTTACTATCCATTCGTATTAATGTGTGACCGTACGTATGTACAAGCTGCGAAAGCTGAAACAAAAGGAAACGACAATTCAGTATCACTTTAA
- a CDS encoding PTS sugar transporter subunit IIB, translated as MNILLCCSAGMSTSLLVTKMEAAAKARGLEGKIWAVSGDAVKNNIDQADVLLLGPQVRYMLSTMKTLADEKNVGVDVINPMHYGMMNGEAVLDHALTLKK; from the coding sequence ATGAATATTTTATTATGTTGCTCAGCAGGGATGTCTACAAGTTTACTAGTTACAAAAATGGAAGCGGCTGCAAAAGCTCGCGGTCTAGAAGGTAAGATTTGGGCTGTATCTGGGGATGCAGTAAAAAACAATATCGATCAAGCAGATGTACTATTATTAGGACCACAAGTTCGTTACATGCTTTCTACAATGAAAACGCTTGCCGATGAGAAAAACGTTGGAGTCGATGTTATTAATCCAATGCACTACGGCATGATGAATGGAGAAGCAGTTTTAGATCACGCGTTAACACTTAAAAAATAA